The genomic region TGTCTGAATATTTCCGGTATTGAGGTGCCTACTTTTTTTTCAATTTCTTCATCTATGTCAATGAATGGAAAGTTAAGCTTTTTTGATAGCAGTCTTCCAACGGTTGATTTCCCGCATCCCATAAATCCTATTAACGATATTTTCATTCCTGCCTCACGGAATAACAAACAGTGAAGAGTTGCTGAGGTCCGGCAATTTTAATACTAAATCATCAGATGTACCCAGCTTTCTGTCCGGTCCGGGGCTTATCAAATAGCCGTTTTTATAATATATGTTATTAAAGAAGGCATCTTTCACAGGCAGTTTTTCCGGTAATTTGTAGTTTAAAATTCTTTTGGCATTTATTTCGTTTTCTATTTGCTGCATTTTCACATAGGATACAATTGTCCTTCCATATGGAAAGAAGGCAACAACAATTGCTGCAAAAATGAAGATAAAAGTGATTCCGGCAAACAGAGGAGCTATTCTGTCCATTAGGTTTATCTTTTGAATTTCAATAATACCATCATTTTCCCACGTGCATAGATCAAGGAGAGAAAATGATGAACTGTTTAAAACAAGTTCCCTTTCTACAGGATACCTGGAGAAGGTTTTTAAAATAGCAGGAACTTTATCGCTATCAATAATCTTTATCTTGAACTTCGACGGTATCTGCCGGATATATTTTATGGATTCAACTATTTTAATCAGTTCATCTTTACTTATTTTTTCACCTTCAGGACATTTATCGAGTGCTGGAATTATTGTAAACGTTATTTCTTTCCTTCCTTGAATAACCCATTTTGACAGTTTTCTTTTAAGTTCATGAACATCTACAGAGTTTCCATTTGAAACTATGGTAAACGTTCCTTGTTCTGCACAGAAAGTTATGTGCTCGTCTCCACATTTCAGTCTGAAAAGAACATCGTCTCCCAAAAATTCAAGTAATTTCAGAAACTGCTCAAAGTCGTTTATCTTTCCCTTTACAGGTTCATTGAGCATAGCATGCTCCCTATGATGATTTCAAGAGCCATGATGGCTCCCAACAGCAGGAACAGAGCACTGTATCTGTTTGCATAGTACAGTCTGTACCCTGGAAGATAACTGAAAAATGGATTTATACTGATAAGGGCTGCTGCTTTTTTTACATTCATTACTGCTAAACCTAAAAGGATACCTACAACGATAGCGATTAAGCTATAAATAGGTATAGAAAAATCAGGTTTAGGAAAACCTATGTCGCTGATGTTGGCTATTAGAGGAATCGTTCTATTAAAAGAAAAGTTTGCCTCTTCAAGTTTTTTTGAATACGCTTCCGCTTCCTGAGGTTGTAGCAGAGAAGAGTAGGTTATAAACAGATTGTAATAAGTTTTAACCATTGGATAGAATCCTTCTGCCTTTTTGAATAGATTAATGGCTTTTTTAAGGTTACCTTTCTGGAAAGCAACACACCCCAAGTTATTATATAAAATAGCTTTCATTTTTCTATCACGAACCTCTTCAGCCAGGTCTTTAAGTTTCTTAGTGTCTATTTTGTGAAGCAGTGCCTGTTTGTTCGCTATGGAAGCTATCTTGACCATGTTAGCAGGTGCCTTGCCGATTAAAAAAGGGGGAGCATAGTTGTCCCTGTTCAGTTTCACATACAAAAGGTTTTCGGGATTAGAGATGTAGTTAAAATATCCTTTTTCTGCACCTACGCCCCATGTGTGGAGAAGCAGGAGAAAGATCATAGCTATAGAAAAAGGTATTTTTTCTTTAAAACGAAGTCCCAACCCTGCAATTGCGGCGAATATTAAATAGAATGGAATGTTTTGGAATATTAGTCCACATATTATTAAAATTGTACCAATGAAAACAGCAATGTTTCTTTTTGCTTCAGAAGAAAACAACCTATCTGAAGCATATATAAGTGTAAAAATAGAGAGAATAACTATTCCAACGGTAGCAGTACTTACGCCAATATCTATTTTTATGATTTTCTCTCTTATCTTATCTACAGAAGATGGAGGAACGTTCTCAAATTTTTCTCCGGTTATGTAGTTTATCTCTGGCAGATAGAATATTGACGAAGAATCTTTTATCTCCATCAATCTCTTTATTTCTTCATTTATTTTTTTTATGTTTTCTCCTTTGGAAATATCTTCCTCTATTTTCTTAAGATATTGGTCAATGGGAGTTGTGTTGTTGACCACAGCATGAGCCGCCAGAGGAAAGACTGTGATTAATATAATAAGCATGGATATGGTGAGTTTCTTAATCTTTGCACCCAAAGTCAATCTCATTTGTTCCCCTCAAAGCGAAAACCACAAATGCATCCAGATTAATTATAGTAGATTTTTTACAATAAAGCTAAATTTCATCATTCAAATTATGGAGTGTTTATAAAAATTAATGACGGTTGCCTTTATAACCAGTTATCTTCTCTCGTTTCTATGACTGTTTCAATGATTATGAGGACAACGGAGAATATATTTGCAACCAATCCACCCCATGCCATTGCTTTTACAAGGCTCATCCTTGTTCCTATTTCGTAAAATATAAGTGCCGGAATTAAGTGGAGGTCAGCTGCCAGACTCGTCGATAGAAGTTCGGCACTCAACGTTTTTTTGCTTCCAAGTTTTAGAAGGGTTGCTATTAAATTGAAGGTTACAGATGCTATGAGTGCGTAGGGATCACCATCGTATATGAATCCTACAGTTGTTGTAAGTGACATCATTACAAAGAAAGAAGTCCAAACTTTACTCCAATCCATCTTCCCTCTCCTTCAGCTTTTTCTTTAATAAAACGCCTCTTGAAAGAACGCCACTCTTAACAAATATTTTTACAGCTTTTTTAAGATTCTTTTTGGGTGCCACAACGGCTAATATATCACCGGGTTCCAGGACGGTTGCTTCGTCAGGAAGATACACAACGCTTCCGTCTTCTTTTTTTATTGCTATTACCGTTACTCCAAACTGCTTTTTAAGATTAAGTTCCCTCAATGTTTTACCACATACTGGTGATTCGGGTGTAATTAATAGCTCTTCAATATCTATAAAGGTTTCTTCTCCAAAAAGGAGCTCTTCTAAAAACGATCTTTCGCCAAATATTGGTGGTTTTTCTGCTAATGAGGCTATCCGTCTTGAGGTGATTTCTGGTATTGTTTCAACATAGTCTGCACCAACGAGTTTAAGCTTCTCTTTAAAGTTTTCATTGTTGATTATAGAGAATATGAAAAAATTTCTGATTTTTAACTTCTTAGCAACATTTTTAACAGTAAGAGTTATGGCGAGATTTTTGTAATCCTCAGTTTCCGCTACAATCGCGCCAACTGCTCTTTCTATATTGGCGAGATAGATGGTATTTTCATTTGAAGGATCAAGATTGAGGTAAAATTTGATGTCGTTTTTCTTTGCAAAATCTTCAATATTTTCGGAGTTACTGATTACGACATATGGAATACCTTTTCCGTTAAATTCTCTTGTAAGATGAACAACATAGTCGTTTAGTCCAAATATTAAATAGTGGTTTTTCAAGTTATTTATGTCCGAAACCATCTTTCTAAACCTCACGATTTTTTTTACTTCGCCTGATGTGACTATGTTTATTAGAACGGCTATGGAATAACCCATTACGCTTCCAACGCCGAAAGTCATTACCAATATGTTGAAAATTCTTCCCTTTGCTGTCATATTCCACATTTCGCCGTAACCTATGGTCGTGACGGTCAGGATAGTCATGTAGAAAGCCTTTAAAAGTCTGACATGAGAGATGAGCATATATCCGATGGTGGAAACCATTATAGTTATTAGTGCAATAATAAGAGGAGGCCTAAATTTCATGACTATCTCGAGGATTCTATCCTCTCCAAATTCTGAAGGCATTCTTTTTTCTATCTTTTTCAAGGACTCCTCTCCCCCGATAAAACTTTATCAATTATATCGTAAAGTTTGGCGCAAGTGGACACTACAAGCGGGATTGCTATATTTAATTTTAAACTTTTAAGGAGGCAGATGGAGGCTGGTGTCTCCCCCGGACTTCAAATCCGGTGGTCCCGCGAAGAGCGGGACGGTAGGTTCGATTCCTATCTGCCTCCGCCATTTCTGCACTTGATTTATTCAATATATCTCTTTAGTGCACAAAAAAAGTGCACATTTCTTCTCCTGAAATTTAATTAACGCCTTCTCTGCAAAGTTTTTCCAAAAACTTTTCCCATTCCTTCCAATTTGGCAAGAAATTTGTTTAAATAATACCCGAGGTGAATTCTAAAACGGACGGAGGGACATAATGAAGAAGATAGAAGCTATCATCAAGCCTTTCAAACTGGAGGAGGTTAAGGACGCTCTAACAGACATCGGCGTTCATGGTCTTACCGTTACAGAAGTAAAAGGTTTCGGAAGGCAGAAGGGACATACTGAACTTTACAGAGGTGCCGAGTACGTGGTAGATTTCATACCTAAAATAAAAATCGAAATCGTTGTTTCTGACGACATGGCAGAAAAGGTTATAGAGACTATCGTTAATACTGCCAGAACAGGAAGAATTGGTGATGGTAAGGTATTTGTAATTCCTGTTGAGGACATTGTTAGAATAAGAACAGGTGAAAAAGGAGATGCAGCTGTTTGATTAAATTTAGAAATATCCTGCAGGAGGTAGATATGAAGCCAAGTAACGCTAAGGAAGTTGTAGAGCTTATCCAGAGGGAAGGGGTTAAGTTCGTTGACCTCAGATTTTCTGACATGTTCGGCACATGGCACCATGTAACATTTCCAGCCCATGAGATTTCCGAAGAGTCTTTTGAGCAGGGACTTTTCTTTGACGGTTCTTCAATCAGACAGTGGCAGCCAATTAATGCAAGTGACATGATGTTCAAGCTTGATCCAACCTCAGCTGTCATCGATCCTCTTTCTGAGGTTCCCACACTTGTCGTAATTGCTGACATTGTTGATCCTGTTACAAAAGAGCCTTACGAGAAGGACCCAAGAAACATTGCGAAAAAAGCACTCGAGTACCTTAAGTCAACGGGGATCGGTGATACCGTTTACTGTGGTCCTGAGCCTGAATTTTTCATTTTTGATGATGTAAGGTTTGATGCTGGAACAAACTACAGCTTTGCCTTTGTAGATTCTGAAGAAGGTTGGTGGAGAACAGGGGAAGAAGAGGGACCGAACCTTGGTCATAAAGTTAAGCCAAAAGGTGGTTACTTCCCTGTTCCACCGGTAGATGCTCTTGACCATATAAGAAAGATGATGGCTCTTAAAATGGAAGAGGCTGGCTTAGTTGTTGAGTGCCTCCACCACGAAGTTGCTACAGGCGGTCAGTGCGAAATTGACTTTAGATTTGGAGATCTTATAACAGCTGCTGACAACATCATGTGGGCTAAGTACATCGTTAAAAATGTTGCTAAGATGTTTGGAAAGACTGCAACATTTATGCCCAAGCCACTTTTTGGCGATAACGGAACAGGTATGCACACTCACATGTCTATATGGAAAGATGGTGAGAACCTCTTTGATGGTGACAGCTATGCCGGACTTTCTGAAACAGCTCTCTACTTCATCGGTGGTATTATAAAGCACGCCAAGGCAGTTTGTGCATTTACAAACCCAACAGTAAACTCTTACAAGAGACTTGTTCCTGGATTTGAGGCGCCTGTTAACCTCTGCTACTCAGCAAGAAACAGATCTGCTTCTATCAGGGTTCCCGTTGTAACAAATCCTAAGGCCAAGAGAATTGAAGTAAGATTCCCTGACAACTCAGGTGCTCCTTACCTTGCATTCACGGCACTTCTCATGGCAGGTCTTGATGGTATTGAGAACAAGATTCACCCAGGCGAGCCCGTTGATAAAAACCTCTACGATCTTCCACCGGAGGAACTCAAAGACATTCCAACAGTTCCCGGTTCTCTTGCAGAAGCGATTGATGCCCTTGAGAAG from Desulfurobacterium sp. TC5-1 harbors:
- a CDS encoding potassium channel protein, whose translation is MKKIEKRMPSEFGEDRILEIVMKFRPPLIIALITIMVSTIGYMLISHVRLLKAFYMTILTVTTIGYGEMWNMTAKGRIFNILVMTFGVGSVMGYSIAVLINIVTSGEVKKIVRFRKMVSDINNLKNHYLIFGLNDYVVHLTREFNGKGIPYVVISNSENIEDFAKKNDIKFYLNLDPSNENTIYLANIERAVGAIVAETEDYKNLAITLTVKNVAKKLKIRNFFIFSIINNENFKEKLKLVGADYVETIPEITSRRIASLAEKPPIFGERSFLEELLFGEETFIDIEELLITPESPVCGKTLRELNLKKQFGVTVIAIKKEDGSVVYLPDEATVLEPGDILAVVAPKKNLKKAVKIFVKSGVLSRGVLLKKKLKEREDGLE
- the glnA gene encoding type I glutamate--ammonia ligase, translated to MKPSNAKEVVELIQREGVKFVDLRFSDMFGTWHHVTFPAHEISEESFEQGLFFDGSSIRQWQPINASDMMFKLDPTSAVIDPLSEVPTLVVIADIVDPVTKEPYEKDPRNIAKKALEYLKSTGIGDTVYCGPEPEFFIFDDVRFDAGTNYSFAFVDSEEGWWRTGEEEGPNLGHKVKPKGGYFPVPPVDALDHIRKMMALKMEEAGLVVECLHHEVATGGQCEIDFRFGDLITAADNIMWAKYIVKNVAKMFGKTATFMPKPLFGDNGTGMHTHMSIWKDGENLFDGDSYAGLSETALYFIGGIIKHAKAVCAFTNPTVNSYKRLVPGFEAPVNLCYSARNRSASIRVPVVTNPKAKRIEVRFPDNSGAPYLAFTALLMAGLDGIENKIHPGEPVDKNLYDLPPEELKDIPTVPGSLAEAIDALEKDYEFLTKGGVMTEKFLEDYIEYKRTEEIDPVRLRPTPMEFLLYYDV
- a CDS encoding DUF6394 family protein, which codes for MDWSKVWTSFFVMMSLTTTVGFIYDGDPYALIASVTFNLIATLLKLGSKKTLSAELLSTSLAADLHLIPALIFYEIGTRMSLVKAMAWGGLVANIFSVVLIIIETVIETREDNWL
- a CDS encoding tetratricopeptide repeat protein; its protein translation is MRLTLGAKIKKLTISMLIILITVFPLAAHAVVNNTTPIDQYLKKIEEDISKGENIKKINEEIKRLMEIKDSSSIFYLPEINYITGEKFENVPPSSVDKIREKIIKIDIGVSTATVGIVILSIFTLIYASDRLFSSEAKRNIAVFIGTILIICGLIFQNIPFYLIFAAIAGLGLRFKEKIPFSIAMIFLLLLHTWGVGAEKGYFNYISNPENLLYVKLNRDNYAPPFLIGKAPANMVKIASIANKQALLHKIDTKKLKDLAEEVRDRKMKAILYNNLGCVAFQKGNLKKAINLFKKAEGFYPMVKTYYNLFITYSSLLQPQEAEAYSKKLEEANFSFNRTIPLIANISDIGFPKPDFSIPIYSLIAIVVGILLGLAVMNVKKAAALISINPFFSYLPGYRLYYANRYSALFLLLGAIMALEIIIGSMLCSMNL
- a CDS encoding P-II family nitrogen regulator, with the protein product MKKIEAIIKPFKLEEVKDALTDIGVHGLTVTEVKGFGRQKGHTELYRGAEYVVDFIPKIKIEIVVSDDMAEKVIETIVNTARTGRIGDGKVFVIPVEDIVRIRTGEKGDAAV